The region AAATCACAGTAACTGGTAGGGcagcagctagctactgtaatgaACTAAATCACAGTAACTTGTAGGGcagcagctagctactgtaattAACTAAATCACAGTAACTGGTAGGGcagcagctagctactgtaatgaACTAAATCACAGTAACTGGTAGGGcagcagctagctactgtaatgaACTAAATCACAGTAACTGGTAGGGcagcagctagctactgtaatgaACTAAATCACAGTAACTGGTAGGGcagcagctagctactgtaatgCAACTAAATCACAGTAACTGGTAGGGcagcagctagctactgtaatgCTAACTAAATCACAGTAACTGGTAGGGCAacagctagctactgtaatgCAACTAAATCACAGTAACTGGTAGGGcagcagctagctactgtaactaaCTAAATATAAATTGCAGCATCTGTGTTCATCACATCATTTAAATAATTGTTCCCCACTCAGCTCTTTCCCTTCTGTTTTCTATCCGATTTCCCCCCAAAGCCAAATTATCTGTTAATTTCCAAAAAGGCTCATCTGTGCTTTAATAAAaatctccatctcccttctctctaAATGATCACGCTCGCTTAGAACACATATTACTAATGACAGCAATTAACCTAAAATGGAAGTGAAATAATTACAGAGCGGAGAGGGATCGCTCATTCAGAGGACGATACATTCCTATTTTTTCTTGGTGGATGATCAAGGTGTATTGTGTTTGAATCCCACAACGTTTAGTCTCCATTAAACACACTGGAACGTAGCTATCATGTGCGGTTGAGGTTCGCTAGATTGCCTGAGGTCACCTTCAGATGAAGACAACAGGTCACAACCAAACATGTTGAGTtctgtgtgctgtgccttttctcAATGTTCAATGGTTCCTTTTCTAAAGGCCAATTTtgtgagagaaacacacacacattttacaattacacacacacacacactgaaagaggtgtggtggtggtagcagcagtagtgacCCAGGTGGGTTCAATCTCCCCCCGACGAGATTCAATAAGTCCCATTAACGTGGCCTGGTCTGGCTTCATTTGGGAAATGTCACAGTTAACAACCTTATACAGGGTTACCCAGCCACACAGGGAGGTTCACTACACATCTCCCAcctaccattctctctctctctctctctctctctctctctctctctctctctctctctctctctaaggtaACAACCTAATTCATTACCACAGACATATGTTAGTACAAACCTGTGGCTTCTGTTTTAGAGAACAAGGTGTTTTCGTTAGCTGTTGTTTATCTGATATGGTTTTTATACCCTTCGTCCTGTGTATGCTACATTTCCATGACCGGAGCTTTGCTTTCCCTGTCTTGTCCTTACTTACCTTCAACCTCACCTCAAAATAAGATCATGATCAACAACGTCGGACATCTTGGATGGGGCTGCTGCTGATGTTGATGTTGTAGTGTATCTGGGGTGATGATGAAGATGTGAAGATGATGAAGATGGTGTTGTAGTGCATctggggtgatgatgatgatattgtAGTGTATCTGgggtgatgatgaagatgatgaagatAGTGTTGTAGTGCATctggggtgatgatgatgatgttgtagTGTATctggggtgatgatgatgatgttgtagTAGAGTATCTGGGGTGATGATGAAGATGTTGTAGTGTATCTGggttgatgatgaagatgatgaagatggtgttgtagtgtatctggggtgatgatgatgatggtgtagtGTATCTGGGGTGATGATGAAGATGTTGTAGTGCATctggggtgatgatgatgataatgtagTGTATCTGGGGTGATGATGAAGATGGTTGTAGTGCATctggggtgatgatgatgatggtgtagtgtatctggggtgatgatgaagatgatgaagatgatgtaGATGTTGTAGTGTATCTGGCTGATGATGAAGATGTTGTAGTGTATCTGGGCTGATGATGTAGATGTTGTAGTGTATCTGgggtgatgatgaagatgatgaagatgatgtaGATGTTGTAGTGTATCTGGGGTGATGATGTAGATGATGATGTAGATGATGTAGTGTATCTGGGGTGATGATgtagatgatgaagatgatgtaGATTATGTAGTGTATCTGGGGTGATGATGAAGATGTTGTAGTGTATCTgggctgatgatgatgatgatgaagatggtgTAGTGTATCTGGGGTGAGAGGAGCAACATAACATGCTGAAAGGACTGGAGGAAAAACAGAGACAGATAAATGGAATCTCATCCGCTCCTGGTTTCAGCCTTATCTCCTTCCAGCTCTGTAAAACcctggaggggggagggagaggggaggcaggggggagattagagacagagagcagtGGTTTTTACTGGGGGTTTTTGTAATGCACGGTGGGTGAAATTATTTCTGGCCCCAAGTTTAATTATTTCCCTTCATATCAATACAGTCCAACTTTTGTAATTTCCGTGTTTATCTGATTACAGAAATATTACATTCTGTTCAGGCCCGAGCAAATTGACTTTGGTGGCAAGGTCTTGACAAGAACCAGACACGCTGGTTCATGCATCAGCAACGCCATAACCCTATTAGCCGCGCACTGCTTCCCTTAGTGCCGAGCAAGACGCACAGCCTGCTTCCCTTAGTGCCGAGCAAGACGCACAGCCTGCTTCCCTTAGTGCCGAGCAAGACGCACAGCCTGCTTCCCTTAGTGCCGAGCAAGACGCACAGCCTGCTTCCCTTAGTGCCGAGCAAGACGCACAGCCTGCTTCCCTTAGTGCCGAGCAAGACGCACAGCCTGCTTCCCTCAGTGCCGAGCAAGACGCACAGCCTGCTTCCCTCAGTGCCGAGCAAGACGCACAGCCTGCTTCCCTCAGTGCCGAGCAAGACGCACAGCCTGCTTCCCTTAGTGCCGAGCAAGACGCACAGCCTGCTTCCCTTAGTGCCGAGCAAGACGCACAGCCTGCTTCCCTTAGTGCCGAGCAAGACGCACAGCCTGCTTCCCTTAGTGCCGAGCAAGACGCACAGCCTGCTTCCCTCAGTGCCGAGCAAGACGCACAGCCTGCTTCCCTTAGTGCCGAGGAAGACGCACAGCCTGCTTCCCTTAGTGCCGAGCAAGACGCACAGCCTGCTTCCCTTAGTGCCGAGGAAGACGCACAGCCTGCTTCCCTCAGTGCCGAGCAAGACGCACAGCCTGCTTCCCTTAGTGCCGAGCAAGACGCACAGCCTGCTTCCCTTAGTGCCGAGCAAGACGCACAGCCTGCTTCCCTTAGTGCCGAGGAAGACGCACAGCCTGCTTCCCTTAGTGCCGAGGAAGACGCACAGCCTGCTTCCCTTAGTGCCGAGGAAGACGCACAGCCTGCTTCCTATGAAgacaaagaggagagggggagagagagaggagagacgtgcAGGTAGACATCTTCACTGGGAGTGTGTGATTGAGTCACAAATGGCACACTTTTccttaaatagtgcactacttttgaccagagccctatttagGACGTACCTTAAGATTGTCTTTAATCTTGCCGTCTGATCTCAGCACTCATCTCATCTGTACAGGCAGGCCTAGAGGCCCCAGGTTCTGGGTCCGGTGACGACAgctagtcagagagagagagggatgagggaaaaGGTTCAGGAGAAGATGGGGGTGGATGGGgtagggtggggagaggaggaagagcgagagagtaTTGATGTAAACAGATGAGAGTGTTTAGAAACAGCAGCTGAGGTGAAACAGAGAGcacagaagaaagagagagccagagagagattaAAAAAGAGTGAGCCGGAGAGGATGCATGAAAGACAGATTGAGAGATTGAGCCAGAGCATGACAGAGACCCACTagacacagacgtcagttcaacgtcaagttttgatttacatttctttgagATGTCAAATAacatgaattcaacgtgaaatcaacaaaaatttCACCATGTCTATGGATTTAGGAAAAAAGTTgcgtacatttttttaaacaaaatgcCCTTTAATGTTGATGACTTTTGCAAATCCAATTCGTTTTCTATGTTGACtcaacatcatcacatagatTTCTTTGggttgaaattacgtggaaacaatgtttattcaatcagtttttgcccagtggagaaggaaagcgagagagagctgcCATGAGGTGGAGATGCCATGTGCTGGAGCGTACACCTGTGCACTGAACAGGTGTTTTCCGCCCCACTTCAGCCCCCTGATTAAACCTCGCCACGCTTGCCttcccccgtgtgtgtgtgtgtgtgtgtgtgtgtgtgtgtgtgtgtgtgtgtgtgtgtgtgtgtgtgtgtgtgtgtgtgtgtgtgtgtgtgtgtgtgtgattaaacCTGCCACGCTTGCCTTCCCCCCGTCAAAGGGAAGATTATCCTCCATCGGTGTAGAGCAGGCCAGGACTAGCAGGCCCACGGAAAACAACACAGCCTAATTAACCAGCAGGAACCCAAGGCAAGGCGTATCGCTGGAGCTGATGTAAcccctgcccctctcctctcctctcctctcctctcctctcctctcctctcctctccctctcctctcctctcctctcctctcctctcctctcctctcctctcctctcctctcctctcctctcctctcctctcctctcctctcctctcctctcctctcctctcctcttgtgtCATCTTACAGGTTAGGTGTGGGTCAGGAGGAGATTAAAACcaacatgttttattttataaacTGTTTCATTTCTACCCTTAGTATGTGTGTGCATCGGGTGGTGGGTTGACACTGATGTACATTACATTTTGGTTGGTGCTTTGTGTACTGTATAGATGCCTTTGAGTCGGAACCCCTGGCCTTCTAAAACGTCAATAAGGAATCTGCATTATGCATTACTGACATGATTACATGACTAATGGTTATTCTCAGGAAGAGGGTACAAGGCTACGttcagagcaggaggggagggagtgGGTTTGAACCTACTAGAACAGAGGGAAGCAATCAGACCAGGGGAGACTGTAATTATAGACAGCTGCAGGGGCCTGAGAAAGCCTGCTTTACCCAGCCCTATAAACACTTTCACCTGGAATAGAGCTACGTTACCAACTTCTAAACACTTTGACCTGCAGAGGTACGTTACCAGCACTATAAACACATTTACATTAAATAGCTACGTTACCTAGCCTTATACACACTTTCTCCTGGTATAGAGCTACGTTACCTAGCACTATAAACACTTTGACATCAAAGAGAGCTGCATTACCTATCCTTATAAACACTTTGCCATTAAGTAGAGCTGCATTACCTATCCGTATAAACACTTTGACAGAAAATAGAGCTATGTTACCCAAACATAAACACGTTCACCGGGAGAGTTTCCCTGAATTGTTATGACAGACTCGGATCCCAGCCTACTGCAGCTAATTGTATGAAGAATATCTTGCTGAACGGCCCTAGagactgcaccctattccctttatagtgcactacttttgagcagggcccatagggaatagagtgccatttgggactgactTTCTCAACATGAACCCTCGCCCAATGAAGAATAGAGCGAATAAAGAAAGCTGACTGCACAGTTCAAGTGTTTATCCCAAGCAGTTTGAGATTTCACTGAATACCAACTAAACTTAAAAGTATGTTTAGGGCAGGGTAGAGGGTTTAAACGAGGGAGGACTATACATAAGGCATGATAACAACTAAATTAATGGATGTCTGATCAAATATTTATCTGATAAACCTCCAGATTTGGAATGGCAACATGGAAATTCTCCAAACTCCAAATAGTCTGTTTGTGTCTTGGTTCGCTTGGCTGATCTGCATAGCGACTGAACAATAGAAGATAGGAGATATTCTGTGTTCTTTCTGTTCCTCCTCACAGCACAGCGTTCTTTGTGCCTCAGAACACGGACAGCTCTACATAATGTCAAAAGTACCTCTCTGACCATTGAGGTAGATATAGATGTTATTTGTTCTTTCCTCCCAGTAGATCATGCTTTATGTCTCTCTGAACAACTATTGAGGTACAGTAGGCTTGCTCTATGCTCTTCTGCACAGGGTTCTTCCATTACCTGTACAGGTCCATACATGAGCCTGGTTTCACTGCTTACCTTTACTTTCTTTCCTCTGTTGGACATGCCCTACTGAGTGGCTAATCAAGCTCAGGCAACttgtaatttgtgtgtgtgtgtgtgtgtgtgtgatgctatcTTAGTGTAATAACCTGCATCAATTACTTTTTTATGTTGCTTGGTTTAAACCTAACTAAGTTGTCGTCAAAGTGTCAAAACAAGTAGGCTAAACTTGAATCCCTAAGGTTTCTTACTTTCCCATTTACAGAGACTAAATTACCTGATAAGATTTTGTTGAACTAAATGTTTGCATTCAGAGGTTGCTCCCGGGAAGCATCGCTCTGTGGAGCGTGTTCTGTGTTGTTTCTGGGAGACACTCTGTGGAGCTTGTTCTGTGTTGTTTCCGGGAGACACTGCTCTGTGGAGCTTGTTCTGTGTTGTTTCCGGGAGACATTGCTCTGTGGAGCGTGTTCTGTGTTGTTTCCGGGAGACACTGCTCTGTGGAGCGTGTTCTGTGTTGTTTCCGGGAGACACTGCTCTGTGGAGCGTGTTCTGTGTGGTTTCCGGGAGACACTGCTCTGTGGAGCGTGTTCTGTGTTGTTTCCAGGAGACATTGCTCTGTGGAGCTTGTTCTGTGTTGTTTCCAGGAGACACTGCTCTGTGGAGCGTGTTCTGTGTTGTTTCCGGGAGACACTGCTCTGTGGAGCGTGTTCTGTGTTGTTTCCAGGAGACATTGCTCTGTGGAGCGTGTTCTGTGTTGTTTCCGGGAGACACTGCTCTGTGGAGCGTGTTCTGTGTTGTTTCCAGGAGACACTGCTCTGTGGAGCGTGTTCTGTGTTGTTTCCGGGAGACACTGCTCTGTGGAGCGTGTTCTGTGTTGTTTCCGGGAGACATTGCTCTGTGGAGCTTGTTCTGTGTTGTTTCCGGGAGACATTGCTCTGTGGAGCGTGTTCTGTGTTGTTTCCGGGAGACACTGCTCTGTGGAGCGTGTTCTGTGTTGTTTCTGGGAGACACTGCTCTGTGGAGCGTGTTCTGTGTTGTTTCCAGGAGACATTGCTCTGTGGAGCTTGTTCTGTGTTGTTTCCAGGAGACACTGCTCTGTGGAACGTGTTCAGTGTGGAGAGCAAGCCCACCTCAGTAGCGTGTCACTGTAGACCTATTTAGTCGTTTAGTAAGTAAGAGTATATTCAATTTATTCATGATGCAAGCCACAGGACTGGAGCTCAGTGGGGGAAGCGATCGGAGCATGAAATGAAAACACCCCTCAACCATTCCTCACTCTACTGCATCTCTCAATTAGCAGATTACACTGTCTGCTACCCTGTGAgtttctatcagcagacagtgtGTAAGAACAAACCCAGTCCAAAGCAAAGGCTTCATGTACCTATTTGTTTTGTTGAGATGGCACTGATGATCAGATTCCATATCTTTGAATTTCCTCTGTGTGATGTAACCTCCTCCCCCCCTTTAATTTAAACATACCTGTAAAACATGTTTCAATGGGCTTGAGGCCGCTGTTCCAAAGCCTACTCCACCTGCTGCCAGTGAATTACCCCACGTCTTCTGTCACACAACACTGGATTCCCAAAAGACAGTTTTAGGAAAGAAGCAGCTCGATACCGTCCAGGAATGTCTTAACCCTGAGATCTAAGCcgcgtcccaaatgccacccgataccctatatagtgcccatAGGGATCaccaaagggctctggtcaaaagtagtgcactatatagggaatagggtgccatttgggagacaccCATAGCCGAGCCTTAGAAAAGCCTCTTTCCTTATCATTTATTAACCCTGATGGGCTGACTGGTGTGGATGTTTGGCACTATAAACGGACGATTCCGGGTGTTGGTCCGTTTCGTAACAGCCTACCTAAGAAGCTGGGCGTACGGCATGTACACTCGGTCCTCATCTGAAATGCAAGGCCACTCCATTCCTGTGATGTTTAATACATGAAGCTCAGCCATTTTCAGTCTGATGAGCAAATCTTGGGTATTAAAGACAAGGTCCTGGCCCAGTCAGGCAGGTTTGTTGTTATGGTGTCAGGGTCATATTAAAGCTACTTGTTATGACAGACTTAGCTTTTTTTTGTTGTCCTATATCCTTAGTTACACACCCTACTACTGTGACCATGTTatcatttatttgatttatttcaagtTTATTTGGACGGGGACGTTGTACAACAAAAACATACGTTTCAGAACACTGAGAATTTATTATTTTGAACCAGCTTTAGCTAACAGCTCATTTATATTTGTAGTATTACGACTACCCACTAAAGAGGCTGAAAGAGGAGTGTTATGAATGATCTGTTATGTAGTGATGAAAAACGGATGAATAGGTTTTGTGCTGACCAAGTTCCCATGTCTTCCTGTAAGCTAAAATCTTTTCCCCCATAAATAGACCTCTGAATGTGTACACAATTTAGAGCCATCAACTTCTGTCTTTATGTAGTTTTCATATACATGCCATCACTGGTCTGGTAATGTTAGCAGAGTGTGAACAGACACAACAGACTTCACAGTGTCACATTGTTTATTAACATGGaccagctgtgtgtgtctgtttattaacatggaccagctgtgtgtgtctgtttattaaCATGGACCAGCATTTGTGTGTCTATTTATTAACATGGaccagctgtgtgtgtctgtttattaacatggaccagctgtgtgtgtctgtttattaacatggaccagctgtgtgtgtctgtttattaacatggaccagctgtgtgtgtctgtttattaacatggaccagctgtgtgtgtctgtttattaacatggaccagctgtgtgtgtctgtttattaaCATGGttcagctgtgtgtgtctgtttattaacatggaccagctgtgtgtgtctgtttattaacatggaccagctgtgtgtgtctgtttattaacatggaccagctgtgtgtgtctgtttattaacatggaccagctgtgtgtgtctgtttattaacatggaccagctgtgtgtgtctgtttattaacatggaccagctgtgtgtgtctgtttattaacatggaccagctgtgtgtgtctgtttattaacatggaccagctgtgtgtgtctgtttattaacatggaccagctgtgtgtgtctgtttattaacatggaccagctgtgtgtgtctgtttattaacatggaccagctgtgtgtgtctgtttattaacatggaccagctgtgtgtgtctgtttattaacatggaccagctgtgtgtgtctgtttattaacatggaccagctgtgtgtgtctgtttattaacatggaccagctgtgtgtgtctgtttattaacatggaccagctgtgtgtgtctgtttattaacatggaccagctgtgtgtgtctgtttattaacatggaccagctgtgtgtgtctg is a window of Salmo salar chromosome ssa18, Ssal_v3.1, whole genome shotgun sequence DNA encoding:
- the LOC123728799 gene encoding mediator of RNA polymerase II transcription subunit 15-like — protein: MGQPGDLPGPALTPGLDPAVPLPSQNSSRLGTLGRSPASHIHIQGQQLAEQDAQPASLSAEQDAQPASLSAEQDAQPASLSAEQDAQPASLSAEQDAQPASLSAEQDAQPASLSAEQDAQPASLSAEQDAQPASLSAEQDAQPASLSAEQDAQPASLSAEQDAQPASLSAEQDAQPASLSAEQDAQPASLSAEQDAQPASLSAEEDAQPASLSAEQDAQPASLSAEEDAQPASLSAEQDAQPASLSAEQDAQPASLSAEQDAQPASLSAEEDAQPASLSAEEDAQPASLSAEEDAQPASYEDKEERGRERGETCR